The following coding sequences lie in one Gemmatimonadota bacterium genomic window:
- a CDS encoding Ig-like domain-containing protein: MTMRGAVEVSLCIALSTLAACAGDSGDPGGPAGPSGPAPVASIEVLAGSGEVGLDDTLRYSAVLRDARGNPLAGRAVSWRTADARLATVSPEGLVTGVALGTTQVFAISEDVTGLADARIVFRLASISTKGGSHTCGLTAAGSAYCWGNGYEGKLGDGGTQFQPAPVRVLGGLRFTMLSVGGGHACGLIAGGAAYCWGGNASGQLGDGTLVDRSAPTPVTGGFAFRHIDAGAIQTCGVTTSGQALCWGSNVWGGLGDGTTIDRSTPAPVPSSTEFQSVGSSLGHGCGLATDGVAICWGRGDLGALGDGSGAPTFRSGPVTGGHTFTRLTVGGLATCGLLASGAALCWGDNRDGGLGNGTRATSFEPVPVGGAIAFESIRVSSFTCGVDGDGVGYCWGGNNSGRLGDGTTDDRLVPAAVVGGHRFREIHAGSQHACGLDRDGVAWCWGNNGQGSLGIGDYTPPSPIPVRVVDPR, translated from the coding sequence ATGACCATGCGGGGAGCGGTCGAGGTCTCGCTGTGCATCGCCCTGTCCACGCTGGCTGCGTGCGCTGGAGACTCCGGCGATCCGGGGGGACCCGCCGGGCCGTCCGGACCGGCTCCGGTAGCGTCAATAGAGGTGCTGGCAGGGTCTGGTGAAGTGGGGTTGGACGACACACTCCGGTATTCAGCCGTCCTCAGGGACGCACGGGGGAACCCGCTTGCGGGCCGCGCGGTGAGTTGGAGAACAGCGGACGCGCGGCTGGCCACAGTGTCGCCGGAGGGCCTGGTGACCGGCGTGGCCCTTGGGACGACCCAGGTCTTCGCGATCAGCGAAGACGTGACGGGCCTCGCCGACGCGCGCATCGTGTTCCGCCTCGCGTCGATATCGACCAAAGGAGGGTCGCACACGTGTGGGCTGACCGCAGCGGGCTCGGCCTACTGCTGGGGAAACGGCTACGAAGGCAAGTTGGGGGACGGGGGCACGCAGTTCCAACCCGCTCCCGTCCGTGTCCTGGGCGGCCTTCGTTTCACGATGCTTTCCGTCGGAGGCGGCCACGCCTGCGGACTCATCGCCGGAGGAGCGGCCTACTGCTGGGGCGGCAACGCGAGCGGCCAGTTGGGGGACGGAACGCTGGTCGATCGAAGCGCTCCCACGCCCGTGACCGGCGGATTCGCGTTCAGGCATATCGATGCCGGGGCCATTCAAACCTGCGGCGTCACGACTTCGGGACAAGCACTGTGCTGGGGATCGAACGTGTGGGGCGGTCTCGGGGACGGCACCACGATCGACCGCTCGACACCGGCCCCCGTGCCTTCCTCCACCGAGTTTCAATCGGTGGGCTCGAGTCTGGGCCACGGATGTGGGCTCGCGACGGACGGTGTGGCCATCTGCTGGGGGCGGGGTGACCTGGGCGCCCTCGGCGATGGGTCCGGAGCACCGACCTTCCGGAGCGGCCCCGTGACAGGAGGCCACACCTTCACGCGGTTGACCGTGGGAGGCCTGGCCACGTGCGGACTGCTCGCTTCGGGGGCCGCTCTGTGTTGGGGGGACAACCGAGACGGCGGTCTTGGGAACGGTACACGCGCCACCAGCTTCGAGCCCGTCCCGGTCGGTGGCGCGATCGCGTTCGAGTCGATCCGAGTGTCTAGCTTCACCTGCGGAGTCGACGGTGACGGCGTTGGCTACTGCTGGGGAGGCAACAATAGCGGCAGGCTGGGGGACGGGACGACGGACGATCGGCTGGTCCCAGCGGCCGTGGTGGGGGGCCATCGCTTCCGCGAGATCCATGCCGGGAGCCAGCACGCCTGTGGGCTCGATCGCGATGGCGTTGCCTGGTGCTGGGGAAACAACGGCCAGGGGTCGCTGGGGATCGGTGACTACACCCCTCCCAGTCCAATCCCAGTGCGGGTGGTCGACCCCAGGTAA
- a CDS encoding adenylate/guanylate cyclase domain-containing protein, with protein sequence MRNPNGRKIIFLVAFWLLCAVFIVLYDNALLRYTHTPLNPTRSFWRDLFLALGVAFVGGTAAASFDVLVLSRWFRRRPLGRTILTKAAFWLVCIVVLNSVAQVLILSSQSGASLFGAEVRRRYVEYLSSPYVIMTTAYWGAVVLIALFVVQVGEKFGQGVLLSFLMGKYHQPKEEDRIFLFIDLKSSTTYAEALGHMQYSRLLQDCFYDLTDVVVAHQAVIYQYVGDEVVLTWDLETGLHEANCVRSFFAFDRALKARHEHYESRYGLVPEFKAGLNAGRVTAAEVGEIKKELAYHGDVLNTASRIQGKCNEFGTQILISESLCHLMHEHPGFNFGLVGSVELRGRQQPVRVYEAVEA encoded by the coding sequence ATGCGCAATCCGAATGGTCGGAAGATCATCTTCCTCGTCGCGTTCTGGCTGTTGTGCGCGGTGTTCATCGTGCTCTACGACAACGCCCTCCTGCGCTACACCCACACACCCCTCAATCCGACCCGCAGCTTCTGGAGGGATCTCTTCCTGGCGTTGGGCGTGGCCTTCGTCGGGGGCACGGCGGCTGCGTCGTTCGACGTGCTGGTACTCAGTCGCTGGTTCCGCCGCCGCCCGCTCGGCCGAACCATCCTCACCAAAGCCGCGTTCTGGCTGGTGTGCATCGTGGTGCTGAACTCGGTGGCGCAGGTGTTGATCCTCTCCTCGCAGTCGGGCGCATCGTTGTTCGGCGCCGAGGTGCGGCGGCGCTACGTCGAGTATCTGTCGAGCCCCTACGTGATCATGACCACCGCGTATTGGGGGGCGGTCGTGCTGATCGCGCTCTTCGTGGTGCAGGTGGGGGAGAAGTTCGGACAGGGGGTGCTGCTCAGCTTCCTCATGGGTAAGTATCACCAACCCAAAGAGGAGGACCGGATCTTTCTCTTCATCGATCTGAAATCGTCGACGACGTATGCCGAGGCGCTCGGCCACATGCAGTACAGTCGTCTACTCCAGGACTGCTTCTACGATCTCACGGACGTCGTGGTGGCCCACCAGGCCGTCATCTACCAGTACGTGGGGGACGAGGTGGTGTTGACCTGGGATCTGGAGACGGGCTTGCACGAGGCCAACTGCGTGCGCTCGTTCTTCGCTTTCGACCGCGCGCTGAAAGCGCGGCATGAACACTACGAGTCACGCTACGGTCTCGTTCCCGAGTTCAAGGCCGGCTTGAATGCGGGGCGCGTCACCGCAGCCGAGGTGGGCGAGATCAAGAAGGAGCTGGCCTACCACGGAGACGTGCTCAACACCGCCTCCCGCATCCAGGGGAAGTGCAACGAGTTCGGGACGCAGATCCTGATCTCCGAATCCCTGTGCCACCTGATGCACGAGCACCCAGGCTTCAACTTCGGCCTGGTGGGGAGCGTGGAGCTGCGGGGGCGGCAGCAGCCGGTGAGGGTGTACGAGGCGGTGGAGGCGTAG
- a CDS encoding helix-turn-helix transcriptional regulator, with protein MTPDVLTPTVFHVLLALSEGPLHGYGVMQRVETESGLATGPGTIYGSLDRLAAMGWVEETDPLGDDPRRRRAYRLTRQGRAALQREVGRFQRLTELARSRGLLPGDAR; from the coding sequence ATGACGCCCGACGTCCTCACGCCCACGGTCTTCCACGTGCTGCTCGCTCTCTCGGAGGGACCCCTCCACGGCTACGGCGTCATGCAGCGGGTCGAGACGGAGTCCGGTCTGGCCACCGGACCCGGCACCATCTACGGATCGCTGGACCGCCTCGCAGCGATGGGGTGGGTAGAGGAGACAGACCCGCTCGGCGACGATCCGCGACGGAGGCGCGCCTACCGCCTCACGCGGCAGGGACGCGCGGCGCTGCAACGCGAGGTCGGCCGGTTCCAACGCTTGACCGAGCTCGCCCGCAGCCGGGGCCTCTTGCCGGGGGACGCGCGGTGA
- a CDS encoding creatininase family protein has protein sequence MRTTTLIAAALFGLTSTLAAQEAAPGAAGVRAPNVEFEMMTWVEVKEALAAGKTTALVYNGGTEQRGPQNVNGGHTLMGREIARRIAIELGNALVAPVLPFSPNRASAELPGTIGLTNELFAAMNEQIAEELIKSGFKAVVLMGDHGGGQQQLGEVAAKLDAKYKGQGIRVVYCDDVYAKAGADFDEWMEQNGYPASSHAGIPDTSEMMYLGGDRGWVRMDLVKDALGDPVMPRGQRPDPNTPRLNNGITGDARRSSAELGKRMIDMKVEYAVRQIHELLR, from the coding sequence ATGCGCACCACGACGCTGATCGCAGCCGCCCTCTTCGGGCTGACCTCCACGCTCGCAGCCCAGGAGGCCGCGCCCGGCGCAGCCGGCGTGCGCGCGCCGAACGTCGAGTTCGAGATGATGACCTGGGTCGAGGTGAAGGAGGCCTTGGCCGCCGGCAAGACCACCGCCCTCGTCTACAACGGCGGAACCGAGCAGCGGGGCCCGCAGAACGTGAACGGCGGTCATACGCTCATGGGGCGTGAGATCGCCCGACGGATCGCCATCGAGCTGGGCAACGCGCTGGTAGCGCCCGTGCTTCCCTTCTCGCCCAACCGGGCCAGCGCCGAGCTACCCGGCACCATCGGGCTCACCAACGAGCTGTTCGCGGCCATGAACGAGCAGATCGCCGAGGAGCTCATCAAGAGCGGCTTCAAGGCCGTGGTGTTGATGGGAGACCACGGGGGCGGGCAGCAGCAGCTCGGGGAGGTCGCGGCCAAGTTGGACGCCAAATACAAGGGTCAGGGCATCCGGGTGGTCTACTGCGACGACGTCTACGCCAAGGCCGGCGCGGACTTCGATGAGTGGATGGAGCAGAACGGCTATCCGGCCAGCTCGCACGCCGGTATCCCCGACACCTCCGAGATGATGTACCTCGGGGGTGACCGCGGCTGGGTGCGGATGGATCTGGTCAAGGATGCCCTCGGGGATCCGGTGATGCCCCGGGGCCAGCGGCCCGACCCCAACACCCCGCGCCTCAACAACGGCATCACCGGCGACGCGCGCCGCTCATCGGCCGAGCTGGGCAAGAGGATGATCGACATGAAGGTGGAGTACGCCGTGCGGCAGATCCACGAGCTGCTGCGGTAG
- a CDS encoding molybdopterin cofactor-binding domain-containing protein, translating to MSGTTMKRRQFLKVSAAAGGGLLIGSYFDVLGLGTAVEGAVTDFVPNAFIRISPEGAVTLIAQNPEIGQGIKTMLPMLIADELDVRWSDVTVVQGDLDTDNFQRQFAGGSTATPTHWLPMRRVGAAARQMLVEAAAQTWGVSASGLETENGRVINPATSDSLSYGELTAKAATLRAPDAEAVRLKDPSQFRIIGQPIPDVDNDNIVNGRPLYGIDVTVPGMLYAVFEKCPVFGGKVRSANLDDVRAQPGVKHAFVVEGGTDLAGLLPGVAIVGDNWWAVNEARLNVLQVDWDEGPTASQSSAGFQAAAERLYGQRPTMSIRSDGDVAAAMANAAHRVQADYTYPFISHAPLEPQNCTAHFQNGKLELWAPTQTPESGRTMAAELLGISERDITLHLTRMGGGFGRRLYNDYLVEAAWIAREVGVPVKLLWTREDDMRHDLYRPAGFHRLEGGVDESGKLVAWHNHFVSFGQGERFAPSAGTRDTEFPAGFVPNFSLGASLIPFGVPTGALRAPGSNALAFVYQSFLDELAHAAGRDPIQFRLDLLDQAGENLGFDPARMRTVLRTVAERSGWGRTTLPRESALGVAFHYSHRGYFAEVVQATVSQGGRVGVDKVWVVGDVGSVIINPLNALNNAQGAVIDGLSQAFAQEITIEGGRTVQGNFDEYSLARIPDTPEIDVHFVLTDNSPTGLGEPALPPVIPALCNAIFGVTGKRIRALPIRQHDLSWA from the coding sequence ATGAGCGGCACGACGATGAAACGGAGGCAGTTCCTCAAGGTGAGCGCCGCCGCGGGTGGTGGCCTGCTGATCGGCAGCTACTTCGATGTGTTGGGCCTCGGCACCGCAGTCGAGGGAGCCGTCACCGACTTCGTCCCCAACGCGTTCATCCGCATCAGTCCGGAAGGTGCCGTCACGCTGATCGCGCAGAACCCGGAGATCGGGCAGGGCATCAAGACCATGCTGCCCATGCTCATCGCGGACGAGCTGGACGTGCGCTGGTCGGACGTCACCGTGGTGCAGGGAGACCTGGACACCGACAACTTCCAGCGACAGTTCGCGGGGGGAAGCACGGCGACGCCCACGCATTGGCTGCCCATGCGCCGCGTCGGCGCCGCCGCCCGCCAGATGCTGGTCGAGGCTGCCGCCCAGACCTGGGGAGTCTCCGCCTCCGGACTCGAGACCGAGAACGGGCGCGTGATCAATCCCGCCACCTCGGACTCCCTTTCCTACGGTGAGCTCACCGCGAAAGCGGCCACGCTGCGCGCGCCGGATGCGGAGGCCGTGCGCCTGAAGGATCCGTCGCAGTTCCGGATCATCGGTCAGCCCATCCCGGACGTCGACAACGACAACATCGTGAACGGAAGGCCGCTCTACGGCATCGACGTCACGGTGCCCGGCATGCTCTACGCGGTGTTCGAGAAGTGCCCGGTGTTCGGCGGGAAGGTGCGCAGCGCCAACCTGGACGACGTCCGAGCCCAACCCGGCGTAAAGCACGCGTTCGTGGTCGAGGGCGGTACCGATCTGGCCGGCCTCCTGCCGGGCGTGGCCATCGTCGGCGACAACTGGTGGGCGGTCAACGAGGCGCGCCTCAACGTGCTGCAGGTGGACTGGGACGAAGGCCCCACTGCCTCCCAGAGCAGCGCCGGCTTCCAGGCGGCGGCCGAGCGCCTCTACGGCCAGCGTCCGACCATGAGCATCCGTTCCGACGGAGACGTCGCGGCCGCGATGGCGAACGCGGCGCACCGCGTGCAGGCCGATTACACCTATCCGTTCATCTCGCACGCGCCGCTGGAGCCGCAGAACTGCACGGCGCATTTCCAGAACGGCAAGCTGGAGCTGTGGGCCCCCACCCAGACGCCGGAGAGCGGGCGCACCATGGCGGCTGAGCTGCTGGGGATCTCGGAGCGGGACATCACGCTGCATCTGACGCGCATGGGCGGCGGCTTCGGACGACGCCTCTACAACGACTACCTGGTCGAAGCAGCCTGGATCGCTCGTGAAGTGGGCGTTCCCGTGAAGCTGCTGTGGACGCGTGAAGACGACATGCGCCATGACCTCTATCGCCCGGCCGGCTTCCACCGGCTGGAAGGTGGTGTGGACGAGTCCGGTAAGCTGGTGGCCTGGCACAATCACTTCGTGTCCTTCGGCCAGGGCGAGCGCTTCGCGCCCAGCGCAGGGACCAGGGACACGGAGTTTCCCGCCGGCTTCGTGCCCAACTTCTCGTTGGGCGCCAGCCTGATCCCGTTCGGTGTGCCCACGGGCGCACTCCGCGCGCCCGGCAGCAACGCGCTCGCGTTCGTGTACCAGTCGTTCCTGGATGAGCTGGCCCATGCAGCCGGCCGGGATCCGATCCAGTTCCGGCTGGACCTGCTGGATCAGGCCGGGGAGAACCTGGGCTTCGATCCCGCCCGCATGCGCACGGTGCTACGCACGGTGGCGGAGCGCTCGGGTTGGGGCCGGACCACGCTGCCCCGCGAGTCGGCCCTGGGCGTGGCCTTCCACTACAGCCACCGCGGCTACTTCGCCGAGGTGGTGCAGGCGACCGTCAGCCAGGGGGGCCGGGTCGGTGTGGACAAGGTCTGGGTCGTGGGTGACGTCGGCAGCGTGATCATCAATCCGCTCAATGCGCTCAACAACGCCCAGGGTGCGGTGATCGACGGACTCTCCCAGGCGTTCGCTCAGGAGATCACGATCGAAGGGGGCCGCACGGTCCAGGGGAACTTCGACGAGTATTCTCTGGCGCGGATTCCCGACACGCCCGAGATCGACGTCCACTTCGTGCTGACCGACAACTCGCCCACCGGCTTGGGCGAGCCGGCGCTGCCACCGGTGATCCCGGCGCTGTGCAACGCCATCTTCGGCGTGACCGGAAAGCGCATCCGTGCGCTTCCCATCCGGCAGCACGACCTGAGCTGGGCCTAG
- the dacB gene encoding D-alanyl-D-alanine carboxypeptidase/D-alanyl-D-alanine-endopeptidase, whose translation MLLLALCVPSALQGQSLPARIQAVMDRPEFVHASWAMEFYDLGSKRAVFGVNNQRLMVPGSTTKLLTMGTALEILGPDHRFTTRVYRTGPVQDGVLDGDLVLVAAGDPNLSGRERPGGTYAFIDHDHSYGGPPLDTDPLTVVRDLARQVAGRGIRTVTGQVIVDASLFPEGERDGGTGVTMGPLVINDNVIDIVVTPAASAGAPATVEVTPKTSYFTVQAHVITADSGHAQRFDAVEDSTDRSHRMLVATGSVPRGSEPQNLRWVVPEPSRFGEVVLSEALRDTGVHAIPRLASRTVDVEALSASYDDSLVVAEHISLPLLAEATVVLKTSQNLHASNFPLLLGSLPKAQGADKTGFDLEHDWLAEAGLDLNGAAQGDGAGARAHFSPAFMTRYLGVVASKPWAAGFRAALPVLGRDGTLVDIQVDSQGAGHVQAKTGTYGIFDPLHRRLLVTGKGLAGYLTTRSGREIAFAIYINNFATDQPDPAVIAGQALGEIASIAWEEIR comes from the coding sequence ATGCTGCTGCTCGCCCTGTGCGTGCCCTCCGCGCTCCAAGGCCAGTCCCTGCCCGCCCGCATCCAGGCGGTCATGGACCGCCCGGAGTTCGTGCACGCCTCCTGGGCCATGGAGTTCTACGACCTCGGTTCGAAGCGAGCGGTGTTCGGCGTCAACAACCAGCGCCTCATGGTGCCGGGATCCACCACCAAGCTGCTCACCATGGGCACCGCTCTCGAGATCCTGGGACCCGACCATCGCTTCACCACGCGCGTGTACCGCACGGGGCCGGTCCAAGACGGCGTCCTCGACGGAGACCTGGTTCTCGTGGCCGCCGGCGATCCCAACCTCTCCGGCCGGGAGCGGCCGGGCGGCACCTACGCCTTCATCGACCACGACCATTCCTATGGTGGCCCGCCGCTGGACACCGACCCGCTCACCGTGGTGCGGGACCTGGCGCGCCAGGTGGCGGGCCGCGGCATCCGCACGGTCACCGGTCAGGTGATCGTCGATGCCTCGCTGTTTCCGGAGGGCGAGCGGGACGGCGGCACCGGCGTGACCATGGGTCCTCTGGTGATCAACGACAACGTCATCGACATCGTGGTGACACCGGCCGCCAGCGCCGGAGCGCCGGCTACGGTGGAAGTGACACCCAAGACGTCGTACTTCACCGTTCAGGCCCACGTCATCACGGCGGACTCGGGTCATGCCCAACGCTTCGACGCGGTGGAGGACAGCACCGATCGCTCACATCGCATGCTCGTCGCCACGGGCAGCGTGCCGCGCGGCTCAGAGCCGCAGAACCTCCGGTGGGTCGTTCCCGAGCCGAGTCGCTTTGGAGAGGTCGTCCTCTCCGAGGCCCTCAGGGATACCGGGGTCCATGCCATCCCCCGCCTCGCCTCTCGAACGGTCGACGTGGAGGCGCTCTCGGCATCGTACGACGACTCCCTGGTCGTGGCCGAGCACATCTCGCTTCCCCTGCTGGCGGAAGCGACGGTCGTGCTCAAGACGAGCCAGAACCTCCACGCCAGCAACTTCCCGCTGCTGCTCGGCTCTCTGCCGAAGGCCCAGGGGGCTGACAAAACGGGTTTCGACCTGGAGCACGACTGGTTGGCCGAGGCCGGACTGGATCTGAACGGAGCGGCCCAGGGGGACGGGGCGGGCGCCCGTGCACACTTCTCGCCGGCCTTCATGACCCGCTATCTGGGGGTGGTCGCGTCCAAGCCCTGGGCCGCCGGCTTCCGCGCCGCCCTGCCGGTGTTGGGGCGGGACGGCACGCTGGTGGACATCCAGGTGGACTCGCAGGGAGCGGGTCATGTCCAGGCCAAGACGGGCACGTACGGGATCTTCGACCCGCTCCACCGCCGCCTGCTCGTCACGGGGAAGGGCCTGGCCGGCTACTTGACCACCCGCAGTGGCCGCGAGATCGCCTTCGCCATCTACATCAACAACTTCGCCACGGACCAACCCGACCCCGCCGTCATCGCGGGCCAGGCCCTGGGCGAGATCGCGTCGATCGCCTGGGAGGAGATCCGGTAG
- a CDS encoding ABC transporter permease, whose protein sequence is MSLRERLYRWALRLYPPAFRRRHGEAMVEDARALRQAAQARGGSDTVWLRLAADLLRSVPQEWWRAWGARSAGSVSPPSAWAADGHAAVRSLVRSPRFSVGVVTLLGVGMAACVAVASVVSAYLLRPLPYPEPDRLVLVDPSVPVSTTEVDDLFEETVSWDLDVFTLLDGEAPELVYGSWVSSGYADVFGLRTAIGRLFTAEEALPGGPAVALISHELWRTRYGGDPSVLGRTVSAFTSDRPEDAELFTIVGVLAADAWHYQRYTDLLTPLREERNVYGGRLREGVPPAEAARTLKARARPRLGARVDSIDVNVIPLQEMYTHTIRPVLDVAVATVLLALLIACGNTAALLLVRAAGRQREFTIRSALGAGTGRLTRQLLLEGLLLGGAAALLGVGLAWGALSAWGAGLQAQLGREVPGGAAALRLDLRTWLTALALAVTTGTVFGLVPLAGLRRPQVAALAEGARSSAGRSRRRSLRAIVAGGVALSLTLVVPAGLAFRSLRHVATLDVGFHGEQVYGGGVLLRSASYPTLEERSRFFERLLEGARDLPGVEAAAIGVQLPFHSGRSVRMVEGEREPGLGSGTVMQSEILTHDADWFDVLAVPVVEGRSFTVEDRAGTEPVTVVSRTLAHRLWPGSDPLGRRIRVRTMTMSSGEPGPWMRVVGVVPDVITEIGASQGVGLHVPLSQNAGTWALLTVRMRPGSGDPADDMRSLLRALDATVSLSETGWLRDELEAAARPSRFLASLLGIFAAFAIAVAVLGLYAVLSFAAVQRTRDVAIRMAVGAAQRDVARLFLGEGMALVLVGLAAGCAGAWTVSRALTDQLHGVHGFDPFVYSACVLLLATVGGIAAWVPARRMARTDPMTALREE, encoded by the coding sequence GTGAGCCTGCGAGAACGGCTCTATCGCTGGGCACTGCGGCTCTATCCACCCGCGTTCCGTAGACGCCATGGCGAAGCCATGGTCGAGGACGCCCGTGCGCTCCGGCAGGCCGCGCAGGCACGAGGCGGAAGCGACACGGTATGGCTACGCCTCGCGGCGGACCTCCTCCGCTCGGTGCCCCAGGAGTGGTGGCGGGCCTGGGGGGCGCGTTCGGCAGGAAGCGTCTCGCCCCCTTCGGCATGGGCCGCAGACGGTCATGCCGCAGTGCGGAGCCTGGTGCGCAGTCCCCGCTTCTCGGTCGGTGTGGTCACGCTGCTCGGTGTGGGGATGGCGGCTTGTGTGGCCGTCGCCTCGGTGGTCTCCGCGTACCTTCTGCGGCCGCTCCCCTACCCGGAGCCCGACCGGCTCGTGCTGGTCGACCCCTCCGTGCCCGTCAGCACCACCGAGGTGGACGACCTGTTCGAAGAGACCGTCTCCTGGGACCTGGACGTCTTCACACTCCTCGATGGGGAGGCGCCAGAGCTGGTGTACGGATCGTGGGTCTCCTCCGGCTACGCCGACGTGTTCGGGCTCCGCACCGCGATCGGCCGTCTCTTCACCGCCGAGGAGGCCCTGCCGGGAGGCCCCGCAGTGGCCCTCATCAGCCACGAGCTCTGGCGGACGCGCTATGGAGGTGATCCCTCGGTGCTAGGCCGAACGGTGTCGGCCTTCACCTCCGACCGCCCCGAGGACGCGGAGCTTTTCACCATCGTGGGCGTTCTCGCGGCCGATGCTTGGCACTACCAGCGCTACACGGACCTCCTCACTCCGCTGCGCGAGGAGCGCAACGTCTACGGAGGCCGCCTCCGCGAGGGCGTTCCCCCCGCAGAGGCCGCACGCACGCTGAAAGCGCGCGCCCGCCCGCGCCTGGGGGCCCGCGTCGACAGCATCGACGTGAACGTGATTCCGCTGCAGGAGATGTACACGCATACGATTCGACCCGTGCTCGACGTGGCCGTGGCTACGGTGCTGCTGGCGCTCCTGATCGCCTGCGGCAACACGGCCGCGCTGCTGCTGGTGCGTGCCGCCGGCCGCCAACGTGAGTTCACGATCCGGAGCGCCCTGGGCGCGGGAACGGGCCGGCTCACGCGACAGCTCCTGCTGGAGGGCCTTCTCCTCGGCGGAGCGGCTGCACTGCTGGGGGTGGGTCTGGCCTGGGGGGCGCTCTCCGCCTGGGGCGCGGGACTGCAGGCGCAGCTGGGGCGTGAGGTGCCTGGGGGCGCGGCGGCGCTTCGCCTCGACCTGCGTACCTGGTTGACGGCGCTCGCGCTGGCGGTCACCACCGGCACCGTGTTTGGTCTCGTCCCCTTGGCGGGCCTGCGGCGTCCCCAAGTCGCCGCTCTGGCGGAGGGCGCGCGGAGCTCGGCGGGGCGCTCACGCCGACGCAGTCTACGTGCTATCGTGGCCGGTGGGGTCGCGCTCTCCCTCACGCTGGTCGTGCCCGCGGGTCTGGCGTTCCGGTCTCTCCGGCACGTCGCCACGCTGGACGTGGGCTTCCACGGTGAACAGGTCTACGGCGGCGGCGTGCTTCTGCGCTCGGCGAGCTATCCGACGCTCGAGGAGCGCTCGCGCTTCTTCGAGCGCTTGCTGGAGGGTGCCCGAGACCTCCCCGGCGTCGAGGCTGCCGCGATCGGGGTTCAGCTGCCCTTCCACAGCGGACGTTCGGTCCGAATGGTCGAGGGTGAACGGGAACCGGGGCTGGGCTCGGGGACGGTGATGCAGTCCGAGATCCTCACACACGACGCGGACTGGTTCGACGTGCTCGCGGTACCGGTGGTCGAGGGCCGCAGCTTCACCGTCGAAGACCGAGCCGGCACGGAGCCGGTCACCGTGGTCAGTCGCACCTTGGCGCACCGATTGTGGCCGGGTTCGGATCCACTGGGTCGCCGCATCCGAGTGCGCACGATGACCATGAGCTCCGGCGAGCCGGGCCCCTGGATGCGGGTCGTGGGCGTGGTACCCGACGTAATCACGGAGATCGGTGCGTCCCAAGGCGTCGGCCTGCATGTGCCCCTCTCCCAGAACGCGGGGACGTGGGCGCTGTTGACGGTGCGGATGCGCCCGGGCTCAGGGGACCCCGCGGACGACATGCGGAGTCTGCTCCGCGCGCTGGACGCGACCGTGTCCCTTTCAGAAACCGGATGGCTGCGCGACGAGCTGGAGGCTGCGGCCCGACCGTCCCGCTTTCTCGCGTCGTTGCTGGGCATCTTCGCCGCCTTCGCGATCGCCGTCGCGGTGCTGGGCCTCTACGCCGTCCTGTCCTTCGCGGCGGTGCAACGTACGCGCGACGTCGCCATTCGCATGGCGGTGGGCGCCGCGCAGCGCGATGTGGCTCGCCTCTTCCTCGGCGAGGGGATGGCGCTGGTCCTGGTCGGACTGGCGGCCGGCTGCGCAGGCGCCTGGACGGTGTCTCGCGCGCTGACGGACCAGCTCCACGGCGTGCACGGGTTCGATCCGTTCGTGTACTCGGCGTGCGTGCTGCTGCTGGCCACGGTCGGCGGCATCGCTGCCTGGGTGCCGGCCCGCCGCATGGCCCGCACCGACCCCATGACAGCGCTGCGCGAGGAGTGA
- a CDS encoding (2Fe-2S)-binding protein: protein MPISFKVNGAPVSVDAPPDMPLLWVLRDLLDLKGTKFGCGVSECGACTVHVNGRPQRSCQVRVSTLEGDEVTTIEGLSPDGNHPLQQAWRELDVPQCGYCQAGQLMAAAALLERTPQPSDEQIDQAMNRNLCRCGTYTRIREGIHRAARATTNEMEPSGREPGSADGREGA from the coding sequence ATGCCCATCTCCTTCAAGGTCAACGGCGCCCCGGTTTCGGTGGACGCCCCACCCGACATGCCCCTGCTCTGGGTCCTGCGCGACCTGCTCGACCTCAAGGGCACCAAGTTCGGGTGCGGCGTCTCCGAGTGCGGGGCCTGCACGGTCCACGTGAACGGTCGACCCCAGCGGAGTTGTCAGGTCCGCGTCTCCACGCTCGAGGGGGACGAAGTGACCACCATCGAGGGGCTCTCGCCGGACGGGAACCATCCGCTGCAACAGGCCTGGCGAGAGCTGGACGTACCACAGTGCGGCTACTGCCAGGCAGGACAGCTCATGGCGGCCGCTGCCCTGCTGGAGCGCACGCCGCAACCCAGCGACGAGCAGATCGATCAGGCCATGAACCGGAATCTTTGCCGCTGCGGGACCTATACCCGCATCCGCGAGGGGATCCACCGGGCGGCCCGTGCCACCACCAACGAAATGGAGCCGAGCGGCCGGGAGCCGGGCTCCGCCGACGGTAGGGAGGGCGCATGA